CAAGTTAGTTATTGTTTAACGGATGCCAGATATGTGATTAGTAAACGTCACCACCCAAAGTGATTGTGAATCTCTCGGGGAGAAACCAACAGTCCTTTTAACAGCTGATCATATTGGCTTCCGCATGGCTCAGTACAGAACGCTTAAAGTACAGAGTGTACGCTTACAGCTAAGGTTAGCTAGCTACGAAAACGCCTTTTCACAATTTCGATTTCGGAAAATTTACAATTTAAACAACGCACGCTAACAACATGAACATATGACTAATATTAGATAGTTATTTATGTGAAAGGTAATTTTACACTTCGAGGAAAAGCGCTGGCATCGGAGATTATCAGATGGCTAGCAAGCTAGGCTAACCATGTGTCTGTATCCTAATGTACTAGCTAGCTGCCATGACCATTTCCACGTGTAAGTACCGCGTGTGTGATGGCCTCGTTCAAGCCTTAAAAATGGCTAAAATAAGACGGGGCAAAAATAATTTTCTGTctcgtgtaaaaaaaaaaaactaatataTTTCAAATACGTACCTCATTTAGCGTGTTTGTGACCAGAAATTCGGTGTTGCCTGTGATTAtattctcctcttttcctccccaCCGCGTCGCCATCTTGCAGTCACGCACATGGCTTCATTCAGCGGCTGGTGAGTGGGACACGTGGTCCCTGCCACGAGGAGCGCTTAGCTGCTGATCCAGGATCTGTTGTTATGTTAGAATCAGAGCAGGGACCGGGAGAGAAACGAACCCAGAACTGACCGGGGATCAGATACGTTCAGAAATACCGGGCCCGTTTTGAGAAACTCCCAAGTTTAACTTGTCCGCGAAAAGCTTTTTACTTTTAACAATGGCAATTAACAGCATGGAGCGATATGAAATGCAATCAGACAGTATTTTACATTGGGTCGTCAAACACAGAGGTTGGAAGCAGATATCACCATCTTTCCTGCCCAAGTACGCCATCTAGTGGCAGGATGACGTGGTGTCACACGTCGATGTAAAACTAAGAAATGGGACACCTCAACAGCGATGGAaaactttattttatttatttaaaaaatccatTATTACAGTGAATCTATCAGCATATCAATTAAATGCTTCACCTTTTCAAAGCTAGAAaagtaataaaaaaattaaacaaGGTGATTATActaagtctgctaaatgactaaatgtaagtcatAGTGCCTAATTTCACCATTATTTTAAGCATCTATTTTATAAAGTGCAGTGTAAATTCCCATTAAGCAAACTTAAAAGAATACAATTTGAAAGCTGATGcccgccacacaaacacaaaacaaaataaaaaccaaATGATCTAAAGCAATGTATCACATGCAAGCTTCCTGACTCAGAGTCTCATTGACATTCAAGTTTGTCTCTTGCCTGCTCTGCAGCTCAACAGTCGAGGGAGTCCGTACCACCACTATGGGCCTCCTCTTGTAGTACAGGCTGCCGGCGGTGAGCACCACCAGCCCCAGGAACACACCTAACGCTCCTATACCCAGCTGGACCCTCTCTGACACGGGCATGGAGGGATCTGAGGTTCCACAGAATTTAAAGAGACTCTCAGCGTTCTATTGTCACATTCTACGATTAATATTATATCATAACATTCTACAACCAATCAGTACATTCTACAATCAACATGCTGTTATTACATTCAACAACCAATAATCTGTTTCTGAGTAATGTGTCCATGATGGTTCAGCAGAAGGTACTGTGGGTAGGTTATCTTACCCCCTCAGGTAGAGGCATGGTTTATCTTAGGTTACCTTAGGTTATCGCTAAGGTTATCTTACCCCAGCGGAAGATCTTGGGGCGAGGGAGGCTGGCGTGCTCCACCATGCAGAAcacctcctccccaggtgtggGCGTGTACTCCAGGTAGGAGTGGTGCTGGAAGTAGAAGTCCCCGTCATATAGGTCCTCGGTGGAGATGTCTGATGTCACATCCTGCCCATTCCTGATCCACGTCACCTGGATCTCTTTAGGATAGAATCTGGGGGCGGAGTCAGAAGTAAGCGATAGACTGGTTGATTGATCAGTCAACTGAACAATAAATCAATTGATTCGGAATCCAGAGGAACAAGGGATAAGGATATAGGAGGTAAGGATATAAGAGGTAAGGTTATGTTACTGCAATGATTCAGTCAGTCAATTGATTGATTAGTTAATGAAATGATCAATCAGTCGTTACCACACTGCTCACCAAAGATCTCTCAACAGTATactttttcacacacaaaagGTATGAGTAAAAACAATATCTGAATGTTATGTTTTGGATACAAGGAAATAAGGATCGATGCATGTACTTATGATCCTTGATCTTGTGCTGTGTTTTACAATATATGTtatatgtcactttggataactctcctgctaaatgaataaaatgtacatATGTAACGCCAAAATAAAGGGGTCTGACCTGTAGGCGCTGCACTTCAGCATGGTGGTGTGTTTGCTGTTAGGGGGGGTCTCTGACCTCAGATGAACCGAGGGCTCCACTGAAGACAGGAGACAATAACACAAGTCACTACAATATGTCCTTTCTCTTAACATTACAACCCACTTCAAACCACAAACAAGGACATTTTGCCATGCCATTTTGtttgtaaaaataaaacagTATGTTTCGACAAACTTCCAAGATCTACATTGAGAACATGAAAATGGATTTGAGGTTTACATTTTAGAAATTTAAATTGAATGTTTGGATGTCAATTTTTTGATTATTTATTTTAGAGACTACATTTTCACTGTCggaaatgtaggctacaattaaaaaatgtagcttGTTTTACATTCAAATTGATTTGAATTATACTTATATGTACATGTATATAGTATACAATATACAAATACAACTATACTCTCTCTGAGAATAATAAAATAAGAATGATTTTGTATTTTGCGGTTGCTCTTGTACAGCTTCCTGTAAATAATAAGTGTGAACACTGTTTAAATCACACAAACGAAAATCACAGTGTGTCAGCTAGGTGGCAGTATTAACAACCTTGTCTATTCCTCAGACATACAGAGATACTTATGATGTATTGCATTCACGTTCTTCTCCAGCAcacagtgtatgtttgtgtgtgtgcatgcaacaCCTTCACACTCTTTCCCCCACACAGATCCCCCAGTGGTGACCCTGTACCGCAAACACTATGAGGAGGTGGGTGTGACCAACACTCTGGTGTGCCTGGTGGACCAGTTCTACCCTCCCCCTGTGACATTCAGGTGGACCAGGAACCACCAGCAGGTGACTGAAGGCGCCCCGATGGGGCACAACGTCCCCAAAGCTCCTTCCACATGTTTGCTACCCTGGACTTCACCCCTGAAGGGGGGGGATGTGTACACCTGCTCTGTGGAGCACCAGGCGCTGGATGCTCCTCTGACCAGGACCTGGGGTGAGTCCTGCTGTCTGGTGCAGCTTACCTTGTACAGTTacagtattttctttttttacacttTGATTCAAGATTGTGGGGTTACCTGATCATGTTCTCTGGTCATGCCTGtgtcctttatctctctctctctctctctctctctctctctctctctctctctctctctctctctctctctctctctctctcaattcaattcaattcaattcagctttattagcatgacagtcatttcaaccgtattgccaaagcaagacgcacaataacagacaaccatacatcaacaaca
This DNA window, taken from Osmerus eperlanus unplaced genomic scaffold, fOsmEpe2.1 SCAFFOLD_77, whole genome shotgun sequence, encodes the following:
- the LOC134016582 gene encoding HLA class II histocompatibility antigen, DM beta chain-like, with translation MVDAACKNHIFRQPSLYHTYTISQRNNPDRIVNKTVEPSVHLRSETPPNSKHTTMLKCSAYRFYPKEIQVTWIRNGQDVTSDISTEDLYDGDFYFQHHSYLEYTPTPGEEVFCMVEHASLPRPKIFRWDPSMPVSERVQLGIGALGVFLGLVVLTAGSLYYKRRPIVVVRTPSTVELQSRQETNLNVNETLSQEACM